The following coding sequences are from one Mugil cephalus isolate CIBA_MC_2020 chromosome 9, CIBA_Mcephalus_1.1, whole genome shotgun sequence window:
- the frya gene encoding protein furry homolog isoform X9, with amino-acid sequence MASQQDSGFFEISIKSLLKSWSGTSPVGNGYSKPPIPPVCCPQGEKGPPAMLPISVDPESKPGEYVLKSLFANFTTMSERKIRIIMAEPLEKPLTKSLQRGEDPQFDQLISTMSSLAEYSLPSILRTLFDWYKRQNGLEEELHEYRPRANTKSKNDEQQRDYLLERRDLAIDFIFSLVLIEVLKQMPLYPSLDSLVNEVINLAFKHFRYKEGYHGPNTGNMHTVADLYAEVIGVLAQSKFPAVKKKFMTELKELRQKEQSPYVVQSTISLIMGVKFFRIKMYPVEDFEASFQFMQECAQYFLEVKDKDIKHALAGLFVEILVPVAAAVKNEVNVPCLRNFVDSLYDTTLDLSSRKKHSLAFYPLVTCLLCVSQKQFFLNRWHVFLNNCLSNLKSRDPKMARVALESLYRLLWVYMIRIKCESNTTTQGRLNTIVTTLFPKGSRSVVPRDMPLNIFVKIIQFIAQERLDFAMKEIIFDLLCVGKPAKAFSLNPERMNIGLRAFLVVADKLQQKDGEPPMPNTGSTLPSGNTLRVKKTYLSKTLTDEEAKVIGMSQYYFHVRKAIDNILRHLDKEVGRCMMMTNAQMLNKEPEDMITGERKPKIDLFRTCVAAIPRILPDGMSRPELIDLLSRLTIHMDDELRLIAQNSLQSLLVDFSDWRDDVLFGFTNFLLREVQDTHQGLLDSSLKLLLQLLTQWKLTLAAPGKSHDTAKTHAVELLQTSPSLKMPPERGPHSTVLHAVEGLALVLLCSCQLSTRRLAISVLKEIRSLFVTLGQSEDDDKPMIEIMDQLSPVIMESFVNVVVSDTATLPAGHPVDLQWLVEWNALLVNSHYDIRSPSHVWIFAQSVKDPWVLCVYSLLRQDNLPKHCPTALSYAWPYAFTRMQTLMPLVDPNNPVYAKKTSTSGSGDNYVTLWRNYLILCFGVAKPSIMSPGHLRASTPEITAPTPDSGVGYDNKVIGSPSVAWLLKQLVPLMRAESIELTESLVLGFGRTNALVFRELVEELHPLMKEALERRPENKKRRERRDLLRLQLLRIFELLADAGVISDSTNGALERDTLALGALFLEYVDLTRMLLEAENDKDAEILKDIRAHFSAMVANLIQCVPVHHRRFLFPQQSLRHHLFILFSQWAGPFSIMFTPLDRYSDRNHQITRYQYCALKAMSAVLCCGPVFDNVGLSPDGYLYKWLDNILACQDQRVHQLGCEVVILLLELNADQVNLFNWAVDRCYTGSYQLASGCFKAIATVCGSSKNYPGDIVTLLNLVLFKASDTNREIYEISMQLMQILEAKLFVYSKKVADQKPNSILYGTHGPLPPLYSVSLPQLSSQLARMYPELTLPLFSEVSQRFPTTHPNGRQIMLTYLLPWLRNIELVDSGLLLPVFTPCTSSYDSSSQLTSTGSSHQLKGTGWGSLQATSMVLNNLMFMTAKYGDDLPGPEMENAWNALVSNEKWSNNLRTTLQFLISLCGVSSDTTLLPYIKKVVIYLCRNNTMQTMEELIFELQQTDPVNPVVQHCDSPPFYRFSATSKVTTAASGTTSSSNTVVPGQESFPDTDDTKTAKENEERLSHIMRAHNRLESRYSNSSGGSYDEDKSEPLPPYAEWLMVVVESNQPYPLPMPLNGGCWAPLVDFLPETITPRGPLHRCNIAVIFMTEMVVDHSVREDWTMHLPLLLHALFLGMDHYRPEVFEHSKRLLLHLLITLSCNNNFQAIASVLLQTREINCTKTLTCKPNLQPDYLPSGGYDFLRECQASPVPDSGLSSSSTSSSLSLGGSSNNLPEISQDVEELVASTRMDEKTNKLIEFLTTRTYGPLWCHEDISAKNQISKSTGQLTNFLRHVVSVFKESKSDFHLEQQLSDVALQTALCSSSRHYAGRSFQVFRTLRQPISAHAVSDLLSRLVEVIGEHGEEVQGYVMEVLLTLESVVDNLAECLKNNDLMAILTRASSPDFLTSLKLLSNRKSTGQLNMRRDERSRHQRSSSVPKKFGEADRWSDPPRSATLDRIQAGEQQVLLARIRSSSSSKDNVTDPTSINHPSNLLATIFWVAVSLMESDFEFEYQMSLRLLNKLLANVSLDKQENREKLEKLQSQLKWSSFTGLQQLLLKGFTSVSTTDLTLQLFSQLTPVSRVPVVDTSQWIGFPLNVLCLLPHLVQNFDSPTQFCQVVAERIAQVCLEEKNAKLSNLAHVMTLYKTHSYTRDCFSWVNVVCRYLHEAFSDIALNLVTYMAELLEKGLPSMQQTLLQIIYSLLSHMDLSGIQAKPFNVEVLKTIEKFVQTVHWREALNILKLVVSRSASLVQPSLPQSDLSYEDISRVWDRSSKALPGKTLDFHFDISETPVIGRRYDDLQRSPGQDVKSRTTAVTRSTSSTSSGSTSNNVLVPVSWKRPQSSQKRTREKLVNVLSLCGQEVGLTKNPSVIFSSCGELDLIEHQPSLVSSDEGTRELDNMDDTTSEQQFRVFRDFDFLDVELEDGEGETMDNFNWGVRRRSMDSLDRSDLQPLEESQLSSSMPSLSKITHEDSDESSEEDSLSASQILSHSQLIVSLSPTAEVSSMDSPSPFFNTTSGDSTPLNTKNPSFEVQLPEDSKQRHEVTQEDEDTNVHEDDLSLSISELPPEYHCGDSLMVDSDYKGELDVDSFIPSLAEEERDDTLDSRSSPPPSPFFSAILAAFQPTVCDDAEEAWRSHINQLVSDSDGSCAVYTFHVFSSLFQSIQTKFCSLTCDAVSYLGDGLRGLGSKFLRSSQMLTSCSECPTLFIDADTIMSYGLLEKMKFSVLELQEYLDTYNNRKEAVLTWLSNCKATFPKSAGGTVITCQPMEHEEKQLELCQRLYKLHFQLLLLFQSYCKLIEQVHAISSIPELTNMSRELNHLKSNLRAAAASVTDDELAGRESSCLEPTLCSSEAAVQAILEGLKNNEFPTAIRCIRECRTIWPNDIFGSPSEDEVQTLLNIYFRHQTLGQTGTFALVGSKQDLTDISAKLMELNGETRDMIRRAQGYRAITAFLPDSRVSGSTL; translated from the exons GTTTCCTGCTGTGAAGAAGAAGTTTATGACTGAGCTGAAGGAGCTGCGGCAGAAAGAGCAGAGTCCGTATGTAGTCCAGAGTACCATTAGCCTCATCATGGGGGTCAAGTTCTTCCGAATTAAGATGTATCCCGTTGAGGATTTTGAGGCCTCGTTTCAGTTCATGCAG GAGTGTGCCCAATATTTTCTGGAAGTCAAAGATAAGGACATTAAGCATGCCTTGGCTGGTCTATTTGTTGAGATACTGGTTCCTGTAGCAGCA GCTGTGAAGAACGAGGTGAACGTACCCTGCCTGAGGAACTTTGTGGACAGCTTGTACGACACAACCCTGGACCTGTCCTCCAGAAAGAAGCACTCCCTG GCGTTTTACCCATTGGTGACGTGCCTGCTGTGTGTCAGCCAGAAGCAGTTCTTCCTTAACAGATGGCATGTCTTCCTTAACAACTGCCTCTCAAATCTGAAG AGTAGAGACCCTAAAATGGCTCGTGTCGCACTGGAGTCTCTGTACCGACTCTTGTGGGTCTACATGATCAGGATAAAGTGTGAGAGCAACACTACGACGCAGGG TCGTCTCAACACGATTGTAACAACACTCTTCCCCAAAGGATCCCGCAGCGTGGTGCCGAGAGACATGCCTCTCAACATCTTTGTCAAAATCATCCAGTTTATTGCACAG gaAAGACTGGATTTTGCCATGAAGGAGATTATCTTTGACCTTCTATGTGTTGGGAAACCTGCAAAAGCCTTTAGTCTTAATCCTGAG agaaTGAATATTGGCCTGAGAGCGTTCCTGGTTGTCGCCGAtaagctgcagcagaaggatGGCGAGCCTCCCATGCCGAACACTGGCTCCACTTTGCCCTCTGGAAACACACTGCGAGTGAAGAAGACATACCTGAGCAAAACGCTGACAGATGAGGAGGCCAAAGTCATTG GTATGTCACAGTATTATTTTCATGTGCGGAAGGCTATTGACAACATCCTGAGGCACCTGGACAAGGAGGTGGGCCGCTGCATGATGATGACTAACGCTCAGATGTTGAACAAGGAGCCTGAGGACATGATCAC AGGTGAAAGGAAGCCCAAGATCGACCTGTTCAGGACATGTGTCGCTGCCATTCCACGTATTCTGCCTGACGGGATGTCAAGGCCGGAGCTCATAGACCTGCTTTCTCG GCTGACAATCCACATGGATGACGAGCTTCGACTCATAGCTCAGAATTCCTTGCAGAGTCTGCTGGTGGATTTCTCTGACTGGCGTGATGACGTACTGTTTGGATTTACCAACTTTCTGTTACGTGAGGTCCAGGACACCCACCAGGGATTGTTAGATTCTTCTCTCAAATtgctgctgcagttgctcaCACAGTGGAAGCTAACCCTGGCTGCTCCAGGGAAGAGCCATGACACAGCTAAAACACACGCTGTCGAG ctgctgcagaccaGCCCCAGCCTGAAGATGCCTCCTGAACGTGGTCCTCACTCCACTGTGCTGCACGCTGTGGAGGGGCTTGCACTTGTGCTGCTCTGCTCCTGCCAACTGAGCACCCGCCGGCTCGCCATCTCTGTGCTCAAAGAGATACGAAGTCTCTTTGTGACCCTCGGACAGTCTGAG GACGACGACAAACCAATGATAGAGATTATGGATCAGCTCAGCCCCGTTATCATGGAAAGCTTTGTCAATGTTGTGGTCTCTGACACG GCCACCCTGCCAGCTGGTCACCCTGTGGACCTTCAGTGGCTCGTGGAGTGGAACGCCTTGCTCGTCAACAGCCACTACGACATTAGGAGCCCCTCGCACGTGTGGATCTTTGCTCAGTCAGTCAAGGACCCCTGGGTGCTGTGTGTGTACAGCCTCCTCCGACAGGACAACCTGCCCAAGCACTGCCCCACAGCTCTCAGCTACGCCTGGCCCTACGCCTTCACTCGAATGCAGACACTCATGCCCCTGGTAGACCCAAA TAATCCAGTGTATGCCAAGAAGACCAGCACCTCTGGCAGTGGAGATAACTACGTCACTCTGTGGAGGAACTACCTGATCCTTTGCTTTGGAGTGGCCAAGCCCAGTATCATGAGCCCTGGCCATCTGAGAGCATCGACACCTGAGATCACGGCGCCTACACCTGACAGCGGTGTCGGCTACGATAACAAG GTTATCGGGAGCCCATCTGTGGCTTGGCTTCTGAAGCAGTTGGTTCCTCTGATGAGGGCAGAGAGCATCGAGCTGACGGAGTCATTAGTTCTGGGGTTTGGTCGCACCAATGCACTTGTGTTCAG GGAACTGGTGGAAGAGTTACATCCCTTAATGAAAGAAGCACTGGAGAGGCGACCTGAG AATAAGAAGCGGCGTGAAAGGCGAGACCTGCTGAGACTGCAGCTGCTGCGGATCTTTGAGTTACTAGCAGATGCAGGTGTCATCAGTGACAG taCAAACGGAGCGCTTGAACGTGACACCCTCGCCCTTGGTGCTCTGTTCTTGGAATATGTGGATCTCACCCGAATGCTTTTGGAAGCCGAGAATGACAAAGATGCAGAGATCCTGAAAGACATCCGAGCTCACTTCAGCGCCATGGTGGCCAACCTCATCCAATGTGTACCAG TGCACCACAGACGCTTCCTGTTTCCACAGCAGAGTCTGCGGCAtcacctcttcatcctcttcagcCAGTGGGCAGGCCCTTTCAGCATCATGTTCACCCCTCTGGACCGATACAGTGACAGGAATCACCAGATCACAAGATATCAGTATTGTGCTCTAAAG GCTATgtctgctgtgctgtgctgtgggCCTGTGTTTGACAACGTTGGCCTCTCTCCAGACGGATACCTCTATAAGTGGCTGGATAATATACTTGCTTGCCAGGATCAGCGG GTCCATCAGCTTGGCTGTGAAGTTGTCATCTTGCTCCTGGAGCTCAATGCTGACCAGGTCAACCTGTTCAACTGGGCTGTGGATCGCTGCTACACAGGCTCCTACCAGCTCGCCTCAGGCTGCTTCAAAGCCATCGCTACAGTGTGCGGCAGCAG CAAAAACTACCCCGGTGACATAGTAACGCTGCTGAATCTGGTGCTCTTTAAGGCCTCAGACACCAACAGAGAAATCTATGAGATTTCAATGCAGCTCATGCAG ATACTTGAAGCTAAATTGTTCGTGTACTCGAAGAAGGTTGCCGACCAGAAGCCGAATAGCATCCTCTATGGCACCCATGGTCCACTGCCACCCTTGTACAGCGTCTCCTTGCCTCAGCTGTCCAGCCAGCTGGCCAGGATGTACCCTGAACtcactcttcctctcttctcag AGGTTAGCCAGAGGTTCCCCACCACGCATCCCAATGGAAGGCAGATCATGCTGACCTATCTCCTGCCGTGGCTCAGAAACATAGAGCTGGTGGATAGCGGCCTGCTGCTCCCAGTCTTCACACCGTGCACCTCGAGTTATGACTCTTCAAGCCAGCTGACAAGCACAGGTTCATCACACCAGCTGAAAGGCACTGGCTGGGGCTCCTTACAAGCTACCTCGATGGTTCTCAATAACCTCATGTTTATGACCGCTAAG TATGGAGATGACCTACCTGGGCCGGAGATGGAAAATGCCTGGAATGCTTTAGTCAGCAATGAGAAGTGGAGCAACAATCTGAGAACCACACTGCAGTTTCTCATTAGCTTGTGTGGTGTCAGTAGCGACACCACCCTTCTGCCATAT ATCAAGAAAGTGGTGATATATCTGTGCCGAAATAACACCATGCAAACCATGGAGGAGTTGATATTCGAGCTACAGCAAACGGATCCAGTCAACCCCGTGGTGCAGCACTGCGACAGCCCGCCTTTCTATCGCTTCAGCGCCACAAGCAAAGTCACGACAGCGGCTTCAG GCACCACATCGAGCAGCAACACCGTTGTACCAGGCCAGGAGAGCTTTCCCGACACAGATGATACCAAGACTGCCAAAGAGAATGAGGAGAG GCTTAGTCACATAATGCGAGCACACAACCGCCTGGAATCTCGCTACAGCAACAGTTCAGGAGGATCGTACGACGAAGATAAGA GTGAACCTTTGCCTCCCTATGCTGAATGGCTGATGGTTGTTGTTGAGAGCAACCAGCCCTATCCTCTTCCCATGCCTCTGAACGGAGGATGCTGGGCTCCGCTGGTCGACTTTTTACCAGAGACCATCACTCCCAGAGGACCACTGCACAG GTGTAACATAGCCGTCATCTTTATGACGGAGATGGTGGTGGACCACAGTGTGAGAGAGGACTGGACCATGCATCTGCCATTATTGCTGCATGCGCTGTTTTTGG GTATGGATCACTACCGTCCAGAGGTGTTTGAGCACAGCAAAcgccttctcctccatctcctcatcACCTTGTCCTGTAACAACAACTTCCAGGCCATTGCATCAGTCTTACTGCAGACACGCGAGATCAATTGCACCAAGACTCTCACCTGCAAACCAAACCTTCAGCCGGACTATTTACCttcag GAGGTTATGACTTCCTGCGGGAGTGTCAGGCGTCTCCCGTGCCAGACTCCGGTCTGAGTTCTTCTTCGACGTCATCCAGTTTGAGTCTCGGGGGCAGCAGCAACAACTTACCAGAGATTTCACAGGACGTGGAGGAGCTGGTGGCCTCCACTAGAATGGATGAGAAGACCAACAAGCTCATTGAGTTTTTAACCACAAG AACATATGGACCTCTGTGGTGCCACGAAGACATTTCAGCCAAGAACCAAATTTCAAAAAGTACCGGGCAACTGACGAACTTTCTGCGACACGTGGTGTCTGTGTTCAAAGAGTCCAAGTCAG ACTTCCACCTagagcagcagctcagtgacGTGGCGCTGCAGACGGCCTTGTGCAGTTCATCGCGCCACTACGCCGGCCGCTCCTTCCAGGTGTTTCGAACCCTCCGTCAGCCCATCTCTGCCCACGCTGTGTCTGACCTGCTCTCCAGGCTGGTGGAGGTCATCGGCGAACACGGAGAAGAAGTGCAG GGCTATGTAATGGAAGTATTACTCACACTGGAATCTGTGGTGGATAACTTGGCTGAATGTCTCAAGAACAATGATCTCATGGCCATCTTGACGAG AGCGTCATCCCCAGATTTCCTCACCAGTTTGAAGCTGCTGTCCAACCGGAAGAGCACGGGGCAGCTCAATATGcggagagatgagaggagcagacatcagaggagctcttctgtccccaagaagttcgGAGAGGCGGACCGGTGGTCGGATCCGCCTCGCAGCGCCACGCTCGACCGCATCCAAGCCGGTGAGCAGCAGGTCTTGTTAGCCAGGATCCGCAGCTCGTCCTCGTCTAAAGACAACGTCACCGACCCGACGAGCATCAACCACCCCAGCAATCTGCTGGCCACCATCTTCTGGGTGGCAGTGTCACTGATGGAGTCGGACTTTGAGTTTGAGTATCAGATGTCTTTGAGGCTATTGAACAAGCTGCTGGCCAACGTGTCGCTGGACAAAcaggagaacagagagaagctggagaagctgcagagccAGCTGAAATGGAGCAGCTTCACGGggctccagcagctgctgctaaAGGGTTTCACCTCGGTGTCCACCACTGACCTCACTCTCCAGCTCTTTAGCCAGCTCACACCTGTGTCACGAGTGCCTGTCGTGGACACTTCACAGTGGATAG GTTTTCCCTTGAATGTTCTCTGCCTGCTCCCACACCTGGTGCAGAACTTCGACAGCCCCACGCAGTTCTGTCAAGTCGTTGCTGAGAGAATAGCCCAG GTATGCCTTGAGGAGAAAAACGCCAAGCTCTCCAACCTTGCTCATGTCATGACTCTGTACAAAACGCACTCCTACACGCGAGACTGCTTCTCTTGGGTCAACGTGGTGTGCCGATACCTTCACGAAGCTTTCTCCGATATCGCCCTGAACCTGGTGACTTACATGGCAGAG CTGTTGGAGAAAGGTCTCCCCAGTATGCAGCAGACCCTTTTACAGATCATCTACAGCCTCTTGAGTCACATGGACCTGAGTGGAATTCAAGCCAAACCCTTCAACGTAGAGGTGCTGAAGACAATTGAGAAATTTGTGCAG ACTGTCCACTGGAGAGAAGCGCTGAATATTCTGAAGCTGGTGGTTTCCCGATCAGCGAGTCTGGTTCAGCCTTCACTCCCACAAAGCGACCTCTCCTATGAGGACATCAGCCGTGTCTGGGACCGCTCCTCCAAGGCCCTGCCTGGGAAGACGTTAGACTTCCACTTTGACATATCCGAG ACGCCAGTGATTGGACGGCGTTACGACGATCTGCAGCGCTCTCCGGGCCAAGATGTGAAGAGCAGGACGACAGCAGTGACCCGCAGCACATCCTCCACGTCCTCTGGATCCACTTCCAACAACGTCCTGGTGCCAGTCAGCTGGAAAAGGCCTCAGTCCTCACAG aAAAGGACGCGGGAAAAACTGGTGAATGtattgtctctgtgtggacaaGAAGTGGGGCTCACAAAAAATCCATcg GTGATCTTCTCCAGTTGCGGGGAGCTGGACCTTATAGAGCACCAGCCCAGCCTGGTGTCCTCCGACGAAGGGACCCGGGAACTAGACAACATGGACGACACCACCTCAGAGCAGCAGTTTAGAGTCTTCAGAGACTTTGACTTCCTGGATGTTGAGCTTGAGGATGGAGAG GGAGAGACTATGGACAACTTCAACTGGGGGGTGCGTAGACGCTCCATGGACAGTCTGGACCGTAGTGACCTGCAGCCCCTGGAGGAGAGTCAGCTGTCCAGCAGCATGCCGAGCCTCAGCAAGATCACCCATGAAGACTCAGATGAGTCATCGGAGGAGGATTCTCTCTCTGCCAGCCAGATACTCTCTCACTCACAGCTT attgtCAGCCTCTCTCCGACCGCTGAAGTCAGTAGCATGgactctccctctccctttttcaATACAACTTCGGGAGATTCGACTCCTCTGAACACCAAAAATCCTAGTTTCGAGGTCCAACTGCCAGAGGACTCGAAGCAGCGG catGAGGTGACACAAGAAGACGAAGACACCAATGTCCACGAGGACGacctgtctctctccatcagtgAACTGCCGCCTGAATATCATTGCGGTGACAGTTTGATGGTGGACAGCGATTACAAAGGAGAACTGGACGTAGACAGCTTCATCCCTAG CCTTGCTGAGGAAGAGAGAGACGACACGCTCGATTCGCGTTCTTCACCGCCGCCGTCCCCCTTCTTCTCCGCCATCCTCGCGGCCTTCCAGCCAACGGTGTGCGACGACGCAGAGGAGGCCTGGCGGAGTCACATCAACCAGCTTGTGTCTGACTCGGACGGGTCCTGCGCGGTGTACacttttcatgtgttttcttcacTCTTCCAG AGTATCCAGACCAAATTCTGTTCCTTGACCTGCGACGCTGTGAGTTACCTTGGTGATGGTTTGAGAGGCTTAGGCTCAAAGTTTCTGAGGTCTTCACAGATGCTGACGTCATGCTCAGAGTGCCCGACGTTATTTATTGATGCGGACACG ATTATGTCTTACGGACTactggagaaaatgaaattcaGTGTGTTGGAACTTCAGGAATATCTTGACACCTACAACAACCGAAAGGAGGCGGTTCTCACT TGGCTGAGCAACTGCAAGGCCACCTTTCCCAAGAGTGCAGGAGGCACGGTGATAACATGTCAACCAATGGAGCATGAGGAAAAG CAACTGGAGCTCTGTCAAAGACTCTACAAACTTCACTTCCAGTTATTGCTGCTTTTTCAATCCTACTGTAAGCTGATTGAACAGGTCCACGCAATAAGCTCTATTCCTGAG CTGACAAATATGTCCAGAGAGCTGAATCATTTAAAGAGTAACCTgagggcagcagcagcctcgGTGACGGATGATGAGCTGGCTGGCCGTGAGAGCTCCTGCCTTGAGCCcactctctgctcctctgaggcCGCTGTGCAGGCCATCCTCGAGGGTCTGAAGAACAATGAGTTTCCCACAGCAATTCGCTGCATTCGAGAGTGCAG gACAATTTGGCCTAATGACATCTTTGGCAGTCCTTCTGAGGATGAAGTCCAAACGTTACTGAACATCTACTTCAGACATCAGACTCTAGGTCAGACAGGAACATTTGCTCTCGTGGGCTCAAAGCAGGACCTGACAGACATCTCTGCGAAGCTGATGGAACTTAATGGAGAGACTCGGGACATGATCCGGCGAGCTCAGGGCTACAGAGCTATCACGGCTTTTCTTCCAGACTCCAGGGTTTCAGGCTCGACTCTCTGA